One Rhizoctonia solani chromosome 3, complete sequence genomic region harbors:
- a CDS encoding methionyl-tRNA synthetase, which yields MATERKIRDDPSILMKLVKPGEIVLPEEGSENILITSALPYCNNVPHLGNIIGSTLSADVFARYNRARNRKTLYICGTDEYGTATETQALKEKITPRELCDKYSALHRETYDWLTLLSRPNSFDHFGRTSIPEQTEVCQEAYINLSNNGMLQMQTKAQTYCEGCAKFLADRFVEGTCPHCGYDDARGDQCDGCAKTLDPVELINPRCLVNRSHKITTRDTAHMYVRLDLVQPRLEEWIKHSWKIGKWSPNSVINSEGEIIDSRVKGGLRPSPITRDLTWGVPVPKTNDVNSALMEGKVLYVWFDAPFGYPSITAAYTKEWKKWWFNQENVRLFQFMGKDNVYFHTVLWPGILLADGRPWTKLHHLSTTEYLNYESGKFSKSRGVGVFGPGAKETGIPPAVWRYYLLASRPETSDSMFSWADFIAGNNNVLLKNLGNFVNRVIKFLTDQFKGIIPESGDAPGPLPLNEDEADPTFVSEVNELLSEYIESMDRVKLRHSLNLVMTISARGNAYLQRCNLTKVLLEKEPKRCAQVLSRALNLIYALSALIHPFMPSTSDGILRQLNAPPRVIPSVLSTDILPNHKLGTPELLFSPIKAEKADEWRNKFGGTQKAVDAAVAENQPPLSKKKQAAAAKAAKAAKANAPPVPKTPLIVDLEVKVKTQGERVRAIKEGKPQEGETLETALAELMALKASLKDAEEQAIKEQLEELEPNLQCKHRFAFHEVVNRLNGRCDVLKQM from the exons ATGGCCACCGAAAGGAAGATCCGCGATGATCCATCAATTCTGATGAAGCTGGTGAAACCCGGCGAGATCGT ACTTCCAGAAGAAGGGAGCGAGAATATATTGATTACCTCCGCTCTGCCTTACTGTAATAACGTCCCTCACCTTG GTAATATCATTGGGAGCACACTCAGCGCCGATGTGTTCGCGAG ATACAACC GAGCTAGGAATAGAAAAACCCTCTATATTTGTGGGACAGACGAATATGGTACTGCTACAGAGACTCAGGCGTTAAAGGAGAAGATTACGCCCAGGGAGCTCTGCGACAAATACAGTGCGCTACATAGAGAGACCTATGACTG GTTAACGTTGTTATCTCGCCCCAATAGCTTTGACCATTTTGGCCGTACGTCTATTCCTGAACAAACTGA AGTATGTCAAGAAGCATATATAAACCTCTCTAATAATGGGATGTTGCAAATGCAAACCAAGGCCCAGACATATTGCGAAGGCTGCGCCAA GTTCCTAGCGGATCGATTCGTCGAAGGCACTTGTCCTCACTGTGGATACGAT GATGCCCGAGGCGATCAATGCGATGGATGCGCTAAAACGCTTGACCCTGTTGAGCTCATCAATCCGCGATGCCTTGTTAATCGCTCTCACAAAATCACTACCCGTGACACGGCCCATATGTACGTTCGCCTCGATCTCGTACAACCGCGTCTCGAGGAATGGATCAAGCACTCTTGGAAAATCGGCAAATGGAGTCCAAATTCGGTTATTAATAGCGAGGGCGAGATTATAGATTCTCGTGTCAAGGGAGGATTGCGTCCCAGTCCTATCACACGAGATTTGACTTGGGGTGTACCTGTACCCAAGACAAATGATGTGAACAGTGCATTGATGGAAGGAAAGGTGCTATATGTTTGG TTTGATGCCCCCTTCGGATACCCGAGTATAACTGCAGCATATACCAAGGAGTGGAAAAAGTGGTGGTTTAACCAGGAGAATGTCCGATTGTTTCAGTTTATGGGCAAAGACAACGTCTATTTCCACACTGTACTATGGCCGGGTATTCTTCTCGCAGACGGTCGACCATGGACTAAACTGCACCATCTTTCCACAACGG AATACTTGAATTACGAATCTGGCAAATTCTCTAAATCTCGAGGTGTCGGTGTATTCGGCCCAGGGGCCAAAGAGACCGGTATTCCTCCTGCCGTTTGGAGATACTATCTTCTTGCATCCAGACCAGAGACTTCGGATTCCATGTTCTCCTGGGCTGATTTT ATCGCTGGAAACAACAATGTTCTCTTGAAGAA CCTCGGAAACTTTGTCAACCGAGTAATCAAGTTCCTGACCGACCAGTTTAAGGGAATTATCCCAGAGTCAGGCGATGCTCCAGGACCACTACCACTCAACGAAGACGAAGCGGACCCAACCTTTGTATCAGAAGTCAACGAACTGCTTAGCGAATACATAGAATCCATGGACCGAGTCAAGCTACGGCACAGTTTGAACCTCGTCATGACCATCTCTGCGCGCGGCAACGCTTATCTCCAACGATGCAATCTCACCAAGGTCCTTCTCGAGAAAGAGCCTAAACGTTGCGCACAAGTTCTCTCAAGAGCTCTTAACCTCATCTACGCACTCTCTGCTCTCATCCACCCCTTCATGCCTTCGACTTCGGACGGTATCCTTCGGCAATTAAATGCGCCTCCGCGGGTTATTCCGAGCGTTCTATCCACTGATATTCTCCCCAACCACAAACTTGGCACCCCCGAACTCCTGTTTAGCCCAATTAAGGCCGAAAAAGCAGACGAGTGGAGGAATAAGTTTGGAGGAACACAGAAAGCGGTGGACGCTGCCGTCGCAGAGAACCAGCCCCCGTTGTCGAAGAAGAAACAAGCTGCGGCTGCGAAGGCTGCAAAAGCCGCCAAAGCCAACGCGCCCCCTGTCCCCAAAACACCGCTAATCGTAGATCTAGAAGTCAAGGTCAAGACACAGGGAGAACGAGTTAGGGCTATCAAGGAGGGGAAACCACAGGAGGGCGAAACACTGGAGACGGCGTTGGCTGAGCTAATGGCGCTCAAAGCGAGTTTGAAGGATGCCGAGGAGCAAGCAATCAAAGAGCAGCTCGAGGAGCTGGAGCCCAATCTGCAGTGCAAGCATAGATTCGCATTTCATGAAGTAGTTAATCGATTGAATGGTAGATGTGATGTATTGAAGCAAATGTAA
- a CDS encoding carnitine O-acetyltransferase — protein MDLNPVFTNLSAFSISPSSTTHAPTLFNLSRVRLVHGWLVDPQSPSYAALDKVRDYDAAVNLIVSCDSLMGGRMVESVGGAAAGTGESAKTDVDAPANDEHRRMIEEAFLVRDFLEANPTQLTYHGLESLFSAMHARELVCLFRNSHLGVLYKRVDENGHESLWTLVTDANFANEGAIAWESLCDIDGAGSVFVDSRFRPANTAGGDYAGHTADQILREQAQVEALANEASDFEIAQQLQAEEEEQERRRIAAEERRRREQHSGRQPVYSPQHQQPPAGQMANMRISDQHLTAEQLADAGKKTKKDKDCDRYRSGASRLLNPQLEMFTLRRAIAYTPSFVPRHSRMFALYAPLRSERTPTFANQRGLQKLPVPRLRPTLDRYLKSLEPLIAESGHNVELEMQKRARMAEEFEHGIGKLAQARLIDLDNASENNWLDDNLWMKKAYHEWRAPLLINSNWWLLFHHDTTIPDHIKSHDGTSSLTGGVKLPTGGEVSDWQIRRAAWLAARFMNFKERLEAQDIHPDSSRTGPLCMYQYTRRMMEQVVMSALKNSSTDWEVVKDVQKREAEGQRAKRVGILTSDDRTQWAKNREYLLTSSDQNRSSFDAIETAMFTISLDPYTLPPTANSAQEPDEFKQPVIDAHVRNTSSGLNGLNRWFDKSLTVSVESNGRAGMNGEHSPCDALIPSIIVDYVVAEPIDITAFSEAPQKLGGLEYVGPGEGQGWKHLDWEVDSIIEREIKQAEGRAKAIVEDSDAGQLWYSEYAADWMKRQVSRVSPDAYIQLALQLAWYKQHGSFTATYETASTRLFKHGRTDVIRTYSTDTRDFVKTMVDSGASVDAKLATLQRAINSHNTYTRDASTGKGCDRHLFGLKQMLQPGESSPLFEDELFAKSAEWKLSTSGLSAGDRFLGTGFGTVWPDGYGINYLAGPKIIKFGIESKHSCPTTSTADFKAKIVESLREMKAIFKDLETIDTTPKPKL, from the exons ATGGATCTCAATCCTGTCTTCACGAACCTGTCGGCGTTCTCGATTTCTCCTTCATCGACCACCCACGCTCCAACTTTATTCAATCTCTCACGCGTGCGGCTTGTTCATGGGTGGCTTGTTGATCCACAATCCCCGTCGTATGCTGCATTGGATAAAGTAAGAGACTACGACGCTGCCGTCAACCTGATTGTTAGTTGCGACTCATTGATGGGAGGGAGGATGGTGGAGAGTGTTGGCGGGGCTGCTGCTGGGACTGGAGAGTCAGCCAAAACTGATGTGGACGCACCAGCCAACGATGAGCACAGGCGAATGATTGAAGAAG CCTTCCTCGTCCGAGACTTTTTGGAAGCCAACCCGACGCAACTCACTTACCATGGCCTCGAATCGCTATTCAGTGCGATGCACGCCCGCGAGTTGGTGTGCTTGTTCAGAAACTCGCATCTCGGGGTCTTatacaagcgggtggatgAGAATGGTCACGAGTCGTTGTGGACACTGGTGACGGATGCCAATTTTGCGAATGAGGGTGCTATTGCTTGGGAG AGTCTTTGTGACATCGATGGTGCAGGGTCCGTGTTTGTTGATTCGAGGTTTAGACCTGCGAACACAGCCGGCGGCGATTATGCCGGTCATACAGCAGATCAGATCTTGCGAGAGCAGGCGCAGGTGGAAGCACTTGCCAACGAGGCGTCTGA TTTCGAGATTGCCCAGCAACTGCAagctgaggaagaagagcaagagcgTCGGCGGATAGCTGCTGAGGAACGTCGAAGACGCGAGCAACACAGTGGGAGACAACCTGTTTACTCACCCCAGCATCAACAACCTCCTGCTGGACAAATGGCGAACATGAGAATCTCGGACCAGCATCTTACCGCTGAACAGTTGGCAGACGCGGGCAAGAAGACGAAGAAGGATAAGGATT GTGACCGCTACCGGTCTGGGGCTTCCAGGCTGCTCAACCCCCAGCTTGAAATGTTCACTCTACGACGAGCCATCGCTTATACCCCTTCGTTTGTACCTCGTCACAGCAGAATGTTTGCCCTCTATGCCCCACTTCGTTCTGAACGTACGCCCACCTTTGCAAACCAACGAGGGCTTCAAAAGTTACCAGTACCTAGACTACGCCCCACGCTTGATAGGTACTTGAAGAGCCTTGAACCACTAATTGCGGAGAGTGGGCATAACGTTGAGCTGGAGATGCAGAAACGAGCAAGGATGGCCGAAGAGTTTGAGCACGGAATTGGCAAACTTGCTCAGGCGAGGTTGATCG ACCTCGATAACGCATCGGAGAACAACTGGCTCGATGACAATCTTTGGATGAAGAAGGCCTACCACGAATGGCGCGCACCTCTCTTGATCAATTCTAACTGGTGGCTCCTCTTCCACCATGACACTACTATCCCGGACCACATCAAATCCCACGACGGGACTTCATCATTGACCGGGGGTGTCAAACTACCTACGGGTGGCGAGGTCAGTGATTGGCAGATCCGACGTGCGGCATGGTTAGCCGCTCGGTTTATGAATTTCAAGGAAAGGCTAGAGGC TCAAGATATCCACCCAGATTCATCACGAACAGGTCCGTTGTGCATGTACCAGTACACTCG GCGTATGATGGAGCAGGTCGTAATGTCGGCGTTAAAGAACTCGAGCACAGATTGGGAGGTCGTAAAGGATGTGCAGAAACGGGAGGCCGAGGGCCAACGAGCCAAACGCGTTGGTATCCTCACCTCGGATGATAGGACACAATGGGCAAAA AATAGGGAGTATCTATTGACTTCGTCCGACCAAAACCGCAGCTCGTTCGATGCCATCGAAACTGCAATGTTCACCATCAGCCTGGATCCATATACGCTTCCGCCCACTGCCAACAGCGCCCAGGAGCCTGATGAGTTTAAGCAACCAGTGATCGACGCTCATGTCCGTAATACATCTTCAGGGCTCAATGGACTCAACCGGTGGTTTGACAAATCCTTGACTGTCTCTGTCGAGTCTAACGGAAGGGCTGGCATGAACGGAGAACACTCACCCTGCGACGCGTTAATACCCAGCATTATTGTGGATTATGTTGTGGCCGAGCCGATCGATATCACGGCCTTTAGTGAGGCGCCTCAAAAACTTGGTGGTCTAGAGTACGTGGGCCCCGGCGAGggccaaggatggaaacaTTTGGATTGGGAGGTCGATTCGATCATCGAGCGGGAAATCAAACAAGCCGAAGGACGCGCCAAGGCGATCGTAGAGGATTCAGATGCTGGCCAACTCTGGTACTCTGAGTATGCTGCCGACTGGATGAAAAGACAGGTAA GCAGAGTTTCTCCAGACGCATACATTCAGCTTGCGTTACAACTTGCATGGTACAAGCAACACGGCTCCTTTACCGCCACATATGAGACTGCATCCACTAGGCTGTTTAAACATGGTAGGACAGACGTTATCCGCACATACAGCACCGACACCCGAGATTTTGTCAAAACAATGGTAGACTCGGGCGCATCG GTGGATGCGAAACTCGCCACATTGCAACGTGCAATAAATTCGCATAATACATACACGCGCGATGCATCAACAGGAAAAGGTTGCGACCGTCACCTCTTTGGTTTGAAGCAGATGCTTCAGCCAGGAGAGAGCAGTCCATTATTTGAGGATGAGCTGTTTGCCAAGAGTGCCGAGTGGAAGCTTAGTACTAGCGGGCTCAGTGCTGGAGATCGCTTCCTTGGAACTGG TTTCGGTACCGTCTGGCCCGACGGATATGGCATTAACT ACCTTGCTGGCCCCAAAATCATTAAATTTGGAATCGAATCCAAACACTCGTGCCCCACCACTTCCACCGCAGACTTCAAGGCAAAAATCGTCGAAAGCCTGCGTGAGATGAAGGCAATATTCAAAGATTTAGAGACGATTGATACGACTCCCAAACCCAAACTCTGA
- a CDS encoding choline transport protein has product MTAVEPQTERRPSLNTHNLKELQIHQYKLPQQRQAQHAEAARRSEVDVWQLKELQWPPDDETRAMIKIITQNENGPCGLIALCNILILRGDITIQPPERRAYEYLAGLIADHILASPLLDPTSDDLTKHLLHSRIPNVSVYGQ; this is encoded by the exons ATGACCGCCGTTGAACCCCAGACCGAAAGAAGGCCGAGCCTCAATACACACAACCTGAAAGAGCTCCAAATACACCAGTACAAGTTACCCCAA CAGCGGCAAGCACAGCACGCAGAGGCTGCTCGCCGATCCGAAGTTGATGTTTGGCAACTCAAAGAGCTCCAATGGCCACCCGACGACGAGACACGAGCTATGATCAAAATTATTACGCAGAATGAGAATGGGCCATGCGGTCTGATCGCACTAT GTAATATACTAATTCTAAGAGGAGATATCACCATACAACCACCAGAACGAAGAGC CTATGAGTACTTGGCTGGTCTTATTGCAGACCACATACTTGCTTCTCCGCTGCTGGACCCCACGTCTGACGACCTGACAAAGCACTTACTACACTCCCGCATACCCAACGTGAGTGTTTACGGCCAGTAG
- a CDS encoding protein phosphatase 2 (formerly 2A), catalytic subunit: protein MDPQEVDGWIAQLGQCKQLSEPDVKRLCEKTREILMEESNVQPVRCPVTVCGDIHGQFHDLSELFRIGGNSPDTNYLFMGDYVDRGYYSVETVTLLVTLKLRYRDRVTILRGNHESRQITQVYGFYDECLRKYGNANVWKYFTDLFDFLPLTALIDNQIFCLHGGLSPSIDTLDHVRGIDRVQEVPHEGPMCDLLWSDPDDRCGWGISPRGAGYTFGQDISEAFNHNNGLTLVARAHQLVMEGYNWSQDRNVVTIFSAPNYCYRCGNQAAIMEIDEKLSYTFLQFDPAPRAGEPLVSRRVPDYFLGWGLYHMVMHVVSEKDVWKVKVNVGIGDITQRKDKTPTSSTVSLISHPQKPDFSAALEQLLSKYGFTGAPTRAQVIDVPSDLPTKRKTRRWSTFFSRHKPSASGSEHYLNSTSNPGQEPTTTADVGGLMGRYGASVHVSNTL from the exons ATGGACCCCCAAGAGGTTGACGGCTGGATCGCGCAGCTTGGGCAATGCAAGCAACTCAGTGAACCCGATGTGAAGCGTCTCTGTGAAAAG ACACGAGAAATATTAATGGAGGAGAGTAATGTGCAGCCAGTGCGGTGTCCAGTCACAGTGTGTGGTGATATCCACGGCCAATTC CACGACCTTTCAGAGCTTTTCCGGATTGGTGGCAACTCTCCCGACACCAACTACTTATTCATGGGGGACTATGTTGACCGAGGGTACTATTCGGTAGAGACAGTAACTCTTCTTGTGACCCTCAAGCTACGATACCGTGATCGCGTGACTATTCTACGAGGAAACCACGAGTCCCGTCAGATTACACAGGTGTATGGTTTCTATGACGAGTGCTTGCGCAAGTACGGCAATGCCAACGTCTGGAAATACTTCACCGACCTATTCGATTTCTTGCCCCTCACCGCCCTTATTGATAACCAA ATTTTCTGTCTTCACGGCGGCCTTTCGCCTTCCATTGATACCCTTGACCACGTGCGAGGAATCGATCGCGTACAAGAGGTGCCACATGAGGGGCCCATGTGTGATCTCCTTTGGTCTGATCCCGATGACCGCTGTGGTTGGGGTATATCTCCCCGTGGAGCTGGATATACTTTCGGTCAAGATATCAGTGAGGCTTTCAACCACAACAATGGCTTGACCTTGGTGGCAAGGGCCCACCAACTTGTCATGGAGG GCTACAACTGGAGTCAGGACCGAAATGTAGTTACCATCTTCAGTGCGCCTAACTATTGCTATCGCTGCGGAAATCAAGCGGCAATCATGGAAATCGACGAGAAATTATCGTACACATT CCTTCAATTCGACCCTGCACCTCGTGCCGGAGAACCTTTGGTGTCGAGACGAGTTCCAGACTATTTCCTG GGATGGGGCCTATATCATATGGTGATGCATGTGGTCAGTGAAAAGGATGTATGGAAAGTCAAGGTCAATGTGGGAATTGGGGATATTACTCAACGAAAGGATAAAA CCCCCACCTCGAGCACTGTGTCCCTCATATCACACCCACAAAAACCTGATTTCTCAGCCGCGCTCGAGCAGCTTTTATCCAAGTACGGATTCACAGGTGCTCCTACACGGGCACAAGTTATCGACGTCCCTTCAGATCTACCAACTAAACGTAAAACAAGGCGCTGGTCCACTTTCTTCTCGCGTCATAAACCATCTGCTAGTGGTAGTGAACACTATTTGAACTCGACTTCGAACCCTGGCCAAGAGCCAACAACAACCGCGGACGTCGGAGGGCTGATGGGCAGGTATGGTGCTTCCGTACATGTTTCAAACACCCTTTGA
- a CDS encoding protein phosphatase 2 (formerly 2A), catalytic subunit: MTFSIDKLTIKPASKAQVVEAGTRSSVEWAKWLTLEQYLKRDEESLAQYHANEGKLIRYLSQKTIQKRLTFLCLRNRDIFVLPKGQITATPKVGYGVASVFTPARHRGKGYASRMMSLLHFTIAELGGIPPFPSTWGSVPPVRVGQPGQVSVLYSDVGKFYERCAPGEGVGWTITSPMTTEWIIGIDDDEAVPNGVELLSQDEAIALVAGDLYHFKKDLESRGPSERIHFGFQPTASWCHFQMHRDDEHPLYISSPPSIWGAKTKTKGEIHFVVWQYEALPKPRLIILYSRATPETFPGLLAAAKSACLREKHVAIEAWNLDEALGVVAEELGGRTYERTEHLPAMKWYGEPGEIVWVGNNKIHWC; the protein is encoded by the exons ATGACCTTTTCCATAGATAAACTTACTATCAAACCAGCATCAAAGGCACAAGTAGTCGAAGCCGGAACTCGGTCTTCTGTCGAATGGGCTAAATGGCTGACTCTTGAACAATATTTAAAGCGAGATGAAGAAAGCCTTGCTCAATATCATGCTAATGAGGGCAAGTTGATCA ggtactTGTCCCAAAAGACGATCCAGAAACGCTTGACTTTTTTGTGCTTGCGAAAC AGGGACATTTTTGTTCTTCCCAAAGGCCAAATAACTGCCACCCCCAAAGTAGGCTATGGCGTAGCCTCCGTTTTTACACCTGCTAGGCATAGAGGCAAGGGCTACGCTAGTCGCATGATGAGTCTCCTCCATTTTACCATTGCCGAACTTGGTGGGATTCCTCCTTTCCCATCTACCTGGGGATCGGTTCCGCCGGTGCGAGTTGGGCAGCCTGGACAAGTGTCGGTTCTTTATAGCGACGTTGGAAAGTTCTACGAACGATGTGCTCCGGGAGAGGGAGTAGGGTGGACAATTACTAGCCCAATGACAACAGAGTGGATCATTGGGATAGATGATGACGAGGCTGTCCCTAATGGTGTGGAACTCTTGTCTCAGGACGAAGCGATAGCATTAGTGGCTGGCGATCTATATCATTTCAAGAAAGACTTGGAGAGTCGAGGTCCTTCAGAGCGCATACATTTTGGATTCCAACCCACAGCGAGTTGGTGCCACTTCCAAATGCACCGTGATGATGAGCATCCTCTCTACATCTCTTCCCCTCCGTCGATTTGGGGGGCAAAGACAAAAACCAAAGGAGAAATACACTTTGTCGTATGGCAATATGAAGCATTACCAAAGCCCAGGCTCATCATCCTGTACTCCCGAGCAACGCCTGAGACATTCCCAGGCCTGCTCGCGGCTGCCAAATCAGCATGTCTCAGGGAAAAGCATGTGGCTATTGAGGCTTGGAACTTAGACGAGGCTCTGGGTGTTGTTGCTGAAGAATTGGGTGGGCGTACGTACGAAAGGACAGAGCATCTACCAGCTATGAAATGGTATGGTGAACCAGGGGAGATCGTTTGGGTTGGGAATAACAA GATTCATTGGTGTTAG
- a CDS encoding Conserved oligomeric complex COG6, producing MSSPISSVTPKLNTSSLSPGNRRTSSAASPATRNPLSLRIYKVLGANFDDPSTREAFEALVEYYPPENEAHYSNKQDSSKATAGADSDSDTENENDPWAVKWPTRAQSTPVVGLGPGTTAARARQNLQRDVEGRLADGGREFLEAFGEVDKKLDVLRDHVQVMNLQCEAMETRLRTTNQSCKYLLERAEGLRAQQQTTNTRQEIIALFLDRFTLSAAELEAITSRDIPVGKQMFDAMDKLERIREDCRVLMTGEGGETKAGLDIMSSTSEQLEEGFRKLHRWCLFEFRQLGRDAHVEVEPLMAEAVRRLRKRPALLQESLDVLASVRQATLLNAFLAALTRGGPAGLPRPIELHAHDPTRYVGDMLAWAMAGEREFLDGLFGIKAERRMVGSVREPKSGEEESWIRVLMDEDLEKLCTPLKVRVQQTIRSQEGSITSYKIANLLEFYMIIMRRTVGEEAILSRALSELTEIAYTVFFDTLAAHGRSLLRFLHPAEDDLAAPISLRDAAQVLKEIMAVYDSSLLRDEHQGGISLNGEMQNFDTTLAAMVDPMLEMCRRMAALREKGEKGEKWETAIFMINCLTYLQGVLQGFSFTAARASELDQLIDEYQATLTEEHFEDMLNESGLQELYKHIDSKSPEEPLSRLPGASGLELTAVLTSFDAFLSILDPISSPRLGLLRAPNPRIATRIHQDALERVGRVYLRVVEEVRAPKNKYEAPQSLLGSRRPFGQESVLWQVLGIENNGTAK from the exons ATGTCAAGTCCCATCTCTTCCGTAACTCCTAAGCTGAATACATCATCATTAAGTCCAGGAAACCGAAGAACATCCAGTGCTGCTTCACCTGCGACTCGCAATCCACTCTCGCTACGTATCTACAAAGTCCTCGGAGCCAATTTCGATGACCCGTCCACACGTGAAGCTTTCGAGGCGCTAGTCGAGTACTATCCCCCGGAGAACGAAGCGCACTATTCAAATAAACAAGATAGTTCTAAAGCTACAGCTGGCGCAGATTCTGATAGTGATACAGAAAATGAGAACGATCCTTGGGCTGTGAAATGGCCGACGCGGGCTCAGTCAACTCCTGTTGTAGGCCTCGGGCCAGGGACTACTGCCGCACGGGCACGACAAAACCTACAACGCGATGTTGAAGGAAGGCTGGCAGACGGAGGAAGGGAATTCTTAGAGGCGTTTGGGGAAGTGGATAAG AAATTGGATGTACTGCGAGACCACGTCCAAGTTATGAACTTACAATGCGAGGCCATGGAAACTCGCTTACGAACGACCAATCAATCATGCAAATATCTGTTAGAACGGGCAGAAGGCCTGCGTgcccaacaacaaactaCTAACACTCGCCAGGAAATAATTGCTTTATTTTTGGATCGCTTTACTCTTAGTGCCGCAGAATTGGAAGCAATAACGTCTCGCGATATTCCCGTAGGTAAACAGATGTTTGACGCCATGGACAAACTCGAGCGTATTCGAGAGGATTGTCGAGTATTAATGACCGGAGAGGGAGGAGAAACTAAAGCCGG ATTAGATATCATGTCTTCCACTTCGGAACAGCTCGAGGAAGGGTTCCGAAAGCTTCACCGATGGTGCTTGTTTGAATTTAGACAACTTGGTCGGGATGCCCACGTAGAAGTTGAACCCCTAATGGCGGAAGCTGTTCGTCGGCTACGAAAAAGACCAGCCCTTTTGCA AGAGTCGTTGGATGTCCTGGCATCCGTTCGCCAAGCAACGTTATTGAACGCATTTTTAGCAGCCCTCACGCGCGGAGGGCCCGCTGGATTACCGCGCCCTATTGAACTACATGCCCATGACCCGACCCGATATGTCGGGGATATGCTAGCTTGG GCAATGGCTGGAGAACGTGAATTTCTTGACGGACTTTTCGGTATCAAAGCCGAAAGAAGAATGGTCGGTAGCGTACGAGAACCAAAGAGCGGAGAGGAGGAATCTTGGATCAGGGTTTTAATGGATGAGGATTTGGAGAAACTGTGTACTCCCCTGAAG GTTCGAGTACAACAAACTATACGATCTCAGGAAGGTAGCATTACTTCCTATAAGATCGCCAATTTGCTTGAATTCTACATGATTATCATGCGACGGACAGTGGGAGAAGAAGCCATCTTGTCTAGGGCGCTCTCCGA GTTAACAGAGATTGCATATACTGTCTTCTTTGATACTCTGGCAGCACATGGAAGAAGCCTCCTAAGATTCTTGCAT CCTGCTGAAGATGATCTTGCTGCTCCGATCTCGCTTCGAGATGCTGCTCAAGTTCTCAAAGAGATCATGGCTGTATATGATTCTTCTTTATTGCGTGACGAACACCAGGGAGGAATCTCTTTGAATGGCGAAATGCAGAATTTCGATACCACCTTGGCAGCAATGGTAGACCCAATGCTCGAGATGTGCCGGCGAATGGCTGCCCTACGAGAGAAGGGAGAGAAGGGAGAGAAATGGGAAACTGCGATATTTATGATCAACTGCTTAACATATCTTCAA GGAGTTCTTCAAGGGTTCTCCTTTACGGCTGCCAGAGCATCCGAGCTTGATCAATTGATCGATGAATATCAGGCTACGTTGACTGAGGAGCAT TTCGAAGACATGCTCAATGAATCTGGACTACAAGAGCTATACAAACACATTGATTCCAAGAGCCCAGAA GAGCCTCTCTCTCGGCTACCTGGTGCATCTGGGTTAGAGCTCACTGCTGTCCTGACATCCTTCGATGCCTTTCTCTCTATACTCGATCCGATCTCCTCGCCTCGACTGGGCTTACTCAGAGCACCTAACCCTCGCATAGCAACGCGAATCCATCAGGATGCTCTAGAACGGGTAGGGAGAGTATACTTGCGTGTAGTTGAAGAGGTCCGAGCTCCTAAGAATAAATACGAGGCGCCCCAGAGTTTGCTTGGATCGAGGCGTCCGTTTGGGCAGGAGTCAGTCCTATGGCAAGTTTTAGGCATCGAAAATAATGGCACGGCCAAGTAG